The Sphaeramia orbicularis chromosome 18, fSphaOr1.1, whole genome shotgun sequence genome contains a region encoding:
- the LOC115438804 gene encoding gastrula zinc finger protein XlCGF7.1-like isoform X2 has protein sequence MTSTQKKVHRCEDCDKEFTKPSLLKVHQRVHTGERPFSCDQCDKTFKRKGQLPDHQRVHTGERPFSCNTCDKTYKTKGHLTVHQRIHTGEKPFTCEFCGKKYPTKAQLVVHQRVHTGEKPYTCEQCGKTFSHVTHLKTHRLVHTGEKPHCCSDCGKCFSLRKTLIAHERIHTGEKPYCCEDCGKMFAKLSNYKNHRNIHTKETILSCEHCGKILNSYGALHYHERIHTGERRYRCKYCDKAFITSSHLSKHERIHTGEKPYRCDVCMQSFTRAFRRLFQNSALRSSS, from the exons ATGACTTCAACACAAAAG AAAGTTCACCGCTGTGAAGATTGTGACAAAGAGTTCACCAAACCCAGTCTGTTAAAGGTTCATCAAAGAGTCCACACCGGAGAACGACCGTTCAGCTGTGATCAGTGTGACAAAACATTTAAAAGAAAAGGACAACTGCCAGATCATCAGAGAGTTCACACCGGGGAAAGACCGTTCAGCTGCAACACATgtgacaaaacatacaaaacaaaaggACATCTGACAGTTCATCAGAGAATCCACACCGGAGAAAAACCTTTCACCTGCGAGTTCTGTGGTAAGAAATACCCAACCAAAGCACAATTAGTTGTCCATCAAAGAgttcacactggagagaaaccataCACCTGTGAACAATGTGGGAAAACATTCTCTCATGTTACTCACTTGAAAACTCACAGATTGGTCCATACTGGAGAGAAACCACACTGCTGTAGCGACTGTGGGAAATGTTTCTCTTTGAGGAAAACCCTGATTGCCCAtgaacgcatccacactggagagaaaccataCTGCTGTGAGGACTGTGGGAAGATGTTTGCCAAATTGAGTAACTACAAAAACCACAGAAACATCCATACCAAAGAAACTATCCTATCCTGTGAGCATTGTGGGAAGATATTGAATTCCTATGGTGCCCTTCATTATCATGAACGCATTCACACCGGGGAAAGACGTTATAGGTGTAAATACTGTGACAAAGCCTTCATCACATCATCACATCTGTCCAAACATgagcgcatccacactggagagaaaccataTAGGTGTGACGTCTGTATGCAAAGCTTCACCAG AGCCTTTCGGAGGTTGTTCCAGAACTCTGCCCTCCGGTCGTCATCCTGA
- the LOC115438804 gene encoding gastrula zinc finger protein XlCGF49.1-like isoform X3: MTSTQKKVYNCDYCDKEFNKPSLLKKHQRVHTGERPYTCEQCGKTFSQSSTLGRHHLIHTGEKQHRCSDCGKRFSQREHLITHQRIHTGDKPFSCDQCGKRFTTLRSYSAHRNLHTRETIFFCGLCGKMLSSSKGLKAHERIHTGDRRHKCQYCDKTFFDSTNLSKHERVHTGEKPYWCDRCKKNFTWSDQVKRHRCV; the protein is encoded by the exons ATGACTTCAACACAAAAG AAAGTTTACAACTGTGACTACTGTGACAAGGAGTTCAACAAACCCAGTCTGTTGAAGAAACACCAACGAGTTCACACCGGAGAACGCCCGTACACGTGTGAACAATGTGGGAAAACCTTCTCTCAGTCTTCGACACTCGGTCGCCACCACCTCATCCACACCGGAGAGAAACAGCATCGTTGTAGCGACTGTGGGAAACGTTTCAGTCAGAGGGAACATCTGATCACCCACCAGCGCATCCACACCGGAGACAAACCGTTcagctgtgaccagtgtgggaagaggTTCACCACCCTGCGCTCCTACAGTGCCCACAGGAACCTCCACACCAGAGAGACCATCTTCTTCTGCGGACTCTGTGGGAAGATGTTGAGTTCCTCTAAAGGACTGAAGGCTCACGAGCGCATCCACACCGGAGACAGACGCCACAAGTGTCAGTACTGTGACAAAACCTTTTTCGATTCGACAAATCTGTCCAAACATGAGCGAgttcacactggagagaaaccgtACTGGTGCGACCGCTGCAAGAAGAACTTCACCTGGTCTGATCAGGTGAAGAGACACCGGTGTGTCTGA
- the LOC115438804 gene encoding gastrula zinc finger protein XlCGF7.1-like isoform X1, whose product MMSTQKKVHRCEDCDKEFTKPSLLKVHQRVHTGERPFSCDQCDKTFKRKGQLPDHQRVHTGERPFSCNTCDKTYKTKGHLTVHQRIHTGEKPFTCEFCGKKYPTKAQLVVHQRVHTGEKPYTCEQCGKTFSHVTHLKTHRLVHTGEKPHCCSDCGKCFSLRKTLIAHERIHTGEKPYCCEDCGKMFAKLSNYKNHRNIHTKETILSCEHCGKILNSYGALHYHERIHTGERRYRCKYCDKAFITSSHLSKHERIHTGEKPYRCDVCMQSFTRAFRRLFQNSALRSSS is encoded by the exons atgatgtcaacacaaaag AAAGTTCACCGCTGTGAAGATTGTGACAAAGAGTTCACCAAACCCAGTCTGTTAAAGGTTCATCAAAGAGTCCACACCGGAGAACGACCGTTCAGCTGTGATCAGTGTGACAAAACATTTAAAAGAAAAGGACAACTGCCAGATCATCAGAGAGTTCACACCGGGGAAAGACCGTTCAGCTGCAACACATgtgacaaaacatacaaaacaaaaggACATCTGACAGTTCATCAGAGAATCCACACCGGAGAAAAACCTTTCACCTGCGAGTTCTGTGGTAAGAAATACCCAACCAAAGCACAATTAGTTGTCCATCAAAGAgttcacactggagagaaaccataCACCTGTGAACAATGTGGGAAAACATTCTCTCATGTTACTCACTTGAAAACTCACAGATTGGTCCATACTGGAGAGAAACCACACTGCTGTAGCGACTGTGGGAAATGTTTCTCTTTGAGGAAAACCCTGATTGCCCAtgaacgcatccacactggagagaaaccataCTGCTGTGAGGACTGTGGGAAGATGTTTGCCAAATTGAGTAACTACAAAAACCACAGAAACATCCATACCAAAGAAACTATCCTATCCTGTGAGCATTGTGGGAAGATATTGAATTCCTATGGTGCCCTTCATTATCATGAACGCATTCACACCGGGGAAAGACGTTATAGGTGTAAATACTGTGACAAAGCCTTCATCACATCATCACATCTGTCCAAACATgagcgcatccacactggagagaaaccataTAGGTGTGACGTCTGTATGCAAAGCTTCACCAG AGCCTTTCGGAGGTTGTTCCAGAACTCTGCCCTCCGGTCGTCATCCTGA